One Oryza sativa Japonica Group chromosome 8, ASM3414082v1 DNA window includes the following coding sequences:
- the LOC4345294 gene encoding LRR receptor-like serine/threonine-protein kinase EFR, with translation MCDRQRRPVPPLGTLRSSWLLILVVHSCLSSFAVHPAAAAASSSSPSNTDFQTLLCLKLHLSNDPGGFLGSWKQNDSIGFCRWPGVTCSKTNTSRVVALDLGSSGLNGQIPPCITNLTLLARIHFPDNQLSGQIPPELGQLSRLGYLNLSSNSLSGSIPNTLSSTYLEVIDLESNKLTGGIPGELGMLRNLSVLNLAGNSLTGNIPISLGSSTSLVSVVLANNTLTGPIPSVLANCSSLQVLNLVSNNLGGGIPPALFNSTSLRRLNLGWNNFTGSIPDVSNVDSPLQYLTLSVNGLTGTIPSSLGNFSSLRLLYLAANHFQGSIPVSISKLPNLQELDISYNYLPARQLSRQNPCFSSQRNQS, from the exons ATGTGTGACAGACAAAGAAGACCTGTGCCTCCTTTGGGAACTCTCCGATCCTCGTGGCTCCTAATCTTGGTTGTCCACTCCTGTCTTTCGAGCTTTGCAGTacaccctgctgctgctgctgcttcttcttcttctccatccaACACCGATTTCCAAACCCTCCTTTGCCTGAAGCTCCATCTCTCCAACGACCCCGGTGGCTTCCTAGGCTCATGGAAGCAGAACGATTCCATCGGTTTCTGCCGCTGGCCCGGTGTCACTTGCAGCAAGACGAACACATCTCGTGTCGTTGCGCTAGACCTCGGATCATCTGGCCTCAATGGCCAAATACCACCATGCATCACCAACCTCACTCTCCTCGCAAGGATCCACTTCCCTGACAACCAGCTCAGTGGCCAGATTCCACCTGAACTTGGGCAGCTGAGCAGGTTGGGCTACCTTAACCTCAGTTCCAACAGCCTTAGTGGTTCGATCCCAAACACGCTGTCTTCCACTTACCTTGAGGTGATTGATCTCGAGAGCAACAAGCTCACTGGAGGTATCCCTGGAGAGCTCGGGATGCTCCGCAATCTTTCGGTTCTGAATCTTGCCGGTAACAGTTTGACAGGCAACATTCCCATTTCGCTCGGAAGCAGCACGTCCCTTGTTTCTGTAGTCCTCGCAAACAATACACTCACAGGGCCTATTCCATCCGTGCTTGCCAACTGTTCATCGCTTCAGGTGTTGAACTTGGTATCAAACAACCTCGGTGGAGGCATTCCTCCAGCCCTGTTCAACAGCACATCGCTTCGAAGATTAAATCTTGGGTGGAACAACTTTACTGGGTCCATACCAGATGTTTCAAATGTCGACTCGCCATTGCAGTATCTTACCTTGTCGGTGAATGGTCTGACAGGCACCATACCTTCATCTCTGGGCAACTTTTCTTCCCTTCGCTTGCTGTATCTTGCAGCTAACCATTTCCAGGGCAGCATCCCAGTAAGTATAAGTAAATTGCCAAACTTGCAAGAGCTTGATATATCTTACAACTATTTGCCAG CAAGGCAACTTTCAAGGCAAAATCCCTGCTTCTCTAGCCAACGCAACCAATCTTGA